Proteins encoded within one genomic window of Bacillus thuringiensis:
- the spo0A gene encoding sporulation transcription factor Spo0A encodes MEKIKVCLVDDNKELVSMLESYVAAQDDMEVIGTAYNGQECLNLLKDKQPDVLVLDIIMPHLDGLAVLEKMRHIERLRQPSVIMLTAFGQEDVTKKAVDLGASYFILKPFDMENLTSHIRQVSGKANATIKRPLPSFRSATTIDGKPKNLDASITSIIHEIGVPAHIKGYMYLREAISMVYNDIELLGSITKVLYPDIAKKYNTTASRVERAIRHAIEVAWSRGNIDSISSLFGYTVSMSKAKPTNSEFIAMVADKLRLEHKAS; translated from the coding sequence GTGGAGAAAATTAAAGTATGTCTTGTGGATGATAATAAAGAATTAGTATCAATGTTAGAGAGTTATGTAGCTGCTCAAGATGATATGGAAGTAATCGGTACTGCTTATAATGGTCAAGAGTGTTTAAATTTATTAAAAGATAAGCAGCCGGATGTACTTGTTTTAGATATTATTATGCCACATTTAGATGGTTTAGCTGTACTAGAGAAAATGCGACATATTGAAAGGTTAAGACAGCCTAGCGTAATTATGTTGACGGCATTTGGGCAAGAAGATGTGACGAAAAAAGCAGTCGACTTAGGTGCTTCCTATTTCATATTAAAACCATTTGATATGGAGAATTTAACGAGTCATATTCGTCAAGTGAGCGGTAAGGCAAACGCTACTATTAAACGTCCACTTCCATCTTTCCGTTCAGCAACGACAATAGATGGAAAGCCGAAAAACTTAGATGCGAGCATTACGAGTATCATTCATGAAATTGGTGTACCTGCTCATATTAAAGGATATATGTACTTAAGGGAAGCAATTTCTATGGTGTATAACGATATAGAATTACTTGGATCTATTACGAAAGTATTGTATCCAGATATCGCGAAAAAATATAATACAACAGCAAGCCGTGTTGAGCGTGCAATCCGTCACGCAATTGAAGTAGCATGGAGTCGTGGAAATATTGATTCTATTTCGTCCTTATTCGGTTATACAGTATCCATGTCAAAAGCAAAACCTACGAACTCCGAGTTTATCGCAATGGTTGCGGATAAGCTGAGACTTGAACATAAGGCTAGCTAA
- the spoIVB gene encoding SpoIVB peptidase, with protein MNKLKLERFRKIIGIFLLVSLVFIGCFKPLRTFISSPKQLVVFEGQQSEIASLPVFKAASTDRHVFTVSSNEKKQGLMVNSHQNGEADMVFQLAGFPVKKVNVKVLKDFKVIPGGQSIGVKLNTKGVLVVGHHLIQTEKGKVSPGETAGVQIGDMITEINGKTIERMSDVAPFIHNSGETGEPLNLVLLRDGKHIRTKLTPQKDSGESSYRIGLYIRDSAAGIGTMTFVHPDSMKYGALGHVISDNDTKKPIQVEDGQIMRSTVTSIERGSHGNPGEKLARFSPDREVIGNITINSPFGIFGKLNTNMTNGVMDKAMPIALSHQVKEGPAKILTVIAQDKVEAFDIEVVSTVPQKFPATKGMVIKVTDKRLLAKTGGIVQGMSGSPIVQNGKVIGAVTHVFVNDPTSGYGVHIEWMLHEAGINIYDQERKAS; from the coding sequence GTGAACAAATTGAAATTAGAAAGATTTCGCAAAATAATAGGTATTTTTCTCCTTGTTTCTTTAGTTTTTATTGGGTGTTTTAAACCGCTTCGGACGTTTATCTCATCCCCAAAACAACTTGTTGTTTTTGAAGGACAACAATCAGAAATAGCTTCATTACCAGTATTTAAAGCTGCATCAACAGATCGTCATGTGTTTACAGTAAGTTCAAATGAAAAAAAACAAGGACTTATGGTAAATTCTCATCAAAATGGTGAAGCAGATATGGTGTTTCAACTTGCTGGTTTTCCAGTGAAAAAAGTAAATGTGAAAGTGTTAAAAGATTTCAAAGTTATTCCAGGTGGACAATCAATTGGTGTGAAGTTAAACACAAAAGGGGTACTTGTTGTAGGCCATCATTTAATTCAAACTGAAAAAGGGAAAGTATCTCCTGGTGAAACAGCTGGTGTACAAATTGGAGATATGATTACTGAAATTAATGGCAAAACAATTGAAAGGATGAGTGATGTAGCACCATTTATTCATAATAGTGGTGAAACAGGTGAACCACTTAATCTTGTTTTGTTAAGAGATGGAAAACATATCCGCACTAAATTAACACCACAAAAAGACAGTGGAGAATCGTCTTATCGCATTGGTTTATATATTCGTGATTCGGCAGCTGGAATCGGAACAATGACATTTGTTCATCCAGATTCTATGAAGTATGGGGCACTTGGTCACGTCATTTCTGATAACGATACGAAAAAGCCGATTCAAGTCGAAGATGGACAAATTATGCGTTCGACAGTTACATCAATTGAAAGAGGTAGTCATGGGAATCCAGGAGAGAAATTAGCGAGGTTCTCACCAGATCGTGAAGTGATTGGTAATATTACAATAAATAGTCCATTTGGTATTTTTGGCAAATTGAATACAAATATGACAAATGGCGTAATGGATAAAGCAATGCCTATTGCACTATCTCATCAAGTAAAAGAGGGACCTGCAAAAATATTAACAGTTATTGCTCAAGATAAAGTGGAAGCGTTTGATATTGAAGTTGTTAGCACAGTGCCGCAAAAGTTTCCGGCGACAAAAGGCATGGTCATAAAAGTGACAGACAAACGTTTATTAGCAAAAACGGGTGGTATCGTACAAGGGATGAGCGGAAGCCCAATTGTACAAAATGGAAAAGTAATTGGTGCTGTTACACATGTGTTTGTAAATGATCCAACATCCGGCTATGGTGTTCATATCGAATGGATGTTACATGAGGCTGGAATTAACATTTATGATCAAGAAAGAAAAGCGAGCTAA
- the recN gene encoding DNA repair protein RecN: MLSELSIRNFAIIEALNISFQKGLTVLSGETGAGKSIIIDAISLLVGGRGSAEFVRYGTEKAEIEGLFYVEDEKHPCIEKAEELDIEIEDGMIILKRDIAANGKSVCRVNGKLVTLSILKEIGKTLVDIHGQHETQDLMNEERHLFMLDHFDGDRIVKQLDIYQNVYADYEKLKKQLKSLSENEQQMAHRLDLIQFQHEEIRKADLKMDEENELTEERLQISNFEKIYKALGDAYRSLSADGQGLDNVRSAMGQMESITHLDEVYQENHDSIANSYYLLEEVAYQLREKLDMMEYDPNRLDEIETRLNEIRMLKRKYGNTVEEILAYADKIEQEIFTIENKDVHIETTKKQLKELESVILKEATLLSNMRHELAEHLTNAIHQELKELYMEKTKFEVRIMKREGNAEEPLVEGAPVRLTADGYDHVEFYISTNPGEPLKPLSKVASGGELSRIILALKSIFSKHQGVASVIFDEVDTGVSGRVAQAIAEKIYRVSVNSQVLCITHLPQVASMADSHLFIRKQVANDRTITSVTVLTMEDKVTEIARMISGVEITDLTTEHAKELLTQAHHFKQTAEAIQ; the protein is encoded by the coding sequence TTGTTATCGGAATTATCGATTAGAAACTTTGCTATTATTGAAGCATTAAATATTTCTTTTCAAAAAGGTTTAACGGTTTTAAGCGGTGAAACAGGGGCTGGAAAATCGATTATTATTGATGCAATTAGTTTACTTGTAGGTGGCCGTGGGTCAGCAGAATTTGTTCGATATGGAACAGAAAAGGCTGAGATTGAAGGGCTATTTTATGTTGAAGATGAGAAGCATCCATGTATTGAAAAGGCAGAAGAGTTAGATATAGAAATAGAAGATGGCATGATTATTTTAAAGCGTGATATTGCTGCGAACGGGAAGAGTGTATGTCGTGTAAATGGGAAGCTTGTTACACTTAGCATATTAAAAGAAATTGGGAAAACACTTGTTGATATTCATGGACAGCACGAAACGCAAGATTTAATGAATGAAGAACGACATCTGTTTATGCTTGATCACTTTGATGGGGATCGAATCGTTAAACAATTAGACATATATCAAAACGTATACGCTGACTATGAAAAATTAAAAAAACAATTGAAATCGTTAAGTGAAAATGAGCAACAAATGGCACATCGCTTAGATTTAATTCAATTTCAACATGAAGAAATTCGCAAGGCGGATTTAAAGATGGATGAAGAAAATGAATTAACTGAGGAACGATTGCAAATTTCTAATTTTGAAAAGATTTATAAAGCGTTAGGTGATGCATATCGTTCGTTAAGTGCCGACGGACAAGGGTTAGATAATGTAAGAAGTGCAATGGGGCAAATGGAAAGTATTACACATTTAGATGAAGTGTATCAAGAGAATCATGATTCAATTGCAAATAGCTATTACTTATTAGAAGAGGTTGCCTATCAACTGAGAGAAAAGCTCGATATGATGGAATATGATCCAAATCGTTTAGATGAAATCGAAACACGTTTGAATGAGATTCGTATGCTAAAGAGAAAATATGGAAATACTGTAGAAGAGATTTTAGCGTATGCTGATAAAATTGAACAGGAAATTTTTACGATTGAAAATAAAGACGTTCATATTGAAACGACGAAGAAGCAGTTAAAGGAATTAGAAAGTGTTATTCTGAAAGAAGCAACGTTGTTAAGTAATATGCGTCATGAGCTTGCAGAGCACCTTACAAATGCCATTCATCAGGAATTAAAAGAATTATACATGGAAAAAACAAAATTTGAAGTGAGAATTATGAAGCGAGAAGGAAATGCAGAAGAGCCACTTGTGGAGGGAGCGCCGGTAAGACTTACGGCGGATGGCTACGATCATGTGGAATTTTATATTTCAACAAATCCAGGTGAGCCGCTAAAACCACTTTCAAAAGTCGCTTCTGGTGGAGAGTTATCTCGTATTATTTTAGCTTTAAAAAGCATTTTTTCTAAGCATCAAGGTGTTGCATCTGTTATTTTTGATGAAGTGGATACGGGTGTAAGTGGCCGGGTCGCACAGGCTATTGCAGAAAAAATTTATAGAGTATCAGTAAACTCGCAAGTACTTTGTATTACGCACTTACCTCAAGTAGCTTCAATGGCGGATTCGCATTTATTTATTCGAAAACAAGTAGCGAATGATCGAACAATTACGTCAGTTACCGTTTTAACTATGGAGGATAAAGTAACAGAAATAGCTCGAATGATTTCGGGTGTGGAAATTACAGATTTAACGACAGAACATGCGAAAGAATTACTTACGCAAGCGCATCATTTTAAACAGACAGCAGAGGCTATCCAGTAA
- the argR gene encoding arginine repressor ArgR: MNKGQRHIKIREIIANKEIETQDELVDILRNEGFNVTQATVSRDIKELHLVKVPLHDGRYKYSLPADQRFNPLQKLKRNLVDSFVKLDTAGHMLVLKTLPGNAHSLGALIDHLEWDEIIGTICGDDTCLIICRTPEDTGVVSDRFLNML, encoded by the coding sequence ATGAATAAAGGTCAGCGCCATATTAAAATCAGGGAAATTATTGCAAACAAAGAAATTGAAACACAAGATGAATTAGTTGATATTTTACGTAATGAGGGATTTAATGTAACGCAAGCAACTGTATCGCGCGATATTAAAGAACTGCACTTAGTGAAGGTGCCATTACATGATGGGCGCTATAAATATAGCTTGCCAGCAGATCAACGATTTAACCCGTTACAAAAATTAAAACGAAATCTAGTGGATTCATTTGTAAAATTAGACACGGCAGGACATATGCTTGTGCTAAAAACATTGCCTGGTAACGCTCATTCACTTGGGGCACTTATTGATCATTTAGAGTGGGATGAGATCATCGGAACCATCTGTGGTGATGATACTTGCTTAATTATTTGCCGTACACCTGAAGATACAGGTGTTGTCTCTGATCGTTTCTTAAATATGCTGTAA
- a CDS encoding TlyA family RNA methyltransferase, which produces MSAKKERVDVLLVERGLIETREKAKRAIMAGLVYANEMRLDKPGEKIPQDTEITVKGQVMPYVSRGGYKLEKALETFHLDLQDKVMIDIGSSTGGFTDCALQNGAKLSYALDVGYNQLAWKLRQDERVVVMERTNFRYVTPADLESGLPQFASIDVSFISLKLILPVLKTMLMPNGDVAALIKPQFEAGREQVGKKGIVRDRKVHEAVVEMIVEFALKEGYDVEGLTFSPITGGDGNIEFLIHLKWHGERENGENHSPISIEQVVTEAHDVLKQKGKGE; this is translated from the coding sequence ATGAGTGCAAAAAAAGAAAGAGTAGACGTACTATTAGTAGAGCGAGGACTTATAGAAACACGTGAGAAAGCAAAACGCGCCATTATGGCCGGACTTGTATATGCGAATGAGATGAGACTTGATAAGCCAGGAGAGAAAATCCCGCAAGATACAGAGATTACGGTGAAGGGACAAGTTATGCCGTATGTAAGCCGTGGTGGTTATAAACTTGAAAAGGCATTAGAGACATTTCATCTGGATTTACAAGATAAAGTTATGATAGATATTGGTTCATCAACTGGTGGCTTTACAGATTGTGCACTTCAAAATGGAGCGAAATTATCTTATGCATTAGATGTAGGATACAATCAACTTGCATGGAAATTGCGCCAAGATGAGCGTGTTGTCGTAATGGAACGGACAAACTTCCGTTACGTGACACCAGCAGACTTAGAAAGTGGTTTACCGCAATTTGCTAGTATCGATGTTTCATTTATATCATTAAAGCTTATATTGCCAGTTTTAAAAACAATGCTTATGCCTAATGGAGATGTAGCAGCGTTAATTAAACCGCAGTTTGAAGCTGGAAGAGAGCAAGTTGGGAAAAAAGGTATCGTTCGCGATAGAAAAGTACATGAAGCTGTTGTAGAAATGATTGTCGAGTTTGCTTTAAAAGAAGGCTATGATGTGGAAGGTTTAACATTCTCACCAATTACGGGTGGGGATGGTAATATTGAATTTTTAATTCATCTGAAATGGCATGGTGAACGTGAGAATGGCGAAAATCATTCTCCGATTTCTATAGAGCAAGTTGTTACAGAAGCGCATGACGTTCTAAAACAAAAAGGGAAAGGGGAATAA
- the dxs gene encoding 1-deoxy-D-xylulose-5-phosphate synthase, whose amino-acid sequence MDLTQIQNPSFLKDMSINELEELSEDIRKFLIEELSQTGGHIAPNLGVVELTIALHKLFDSPKDKFLWDVGHQSYVHKILTGRAKEFGTLRQYQGLCGFPKRCESEHDVWETGHSSTSLSAAMGMALARDLKKTKEYVIPIIGDGALTGGMALEALNHIGHEKTDMIVILNDNEMSIAPNVGALHNVLGRLRTAGKYHWVKDELEYILKKIPAVGGKVAATAEKIKDSLKYLLVSGVFFEELGFTYLGPVDGHDYEKLFETLQYAKKTKGPVLVHVITKKGKGYKPAESDVIGTWHGTGPYKIESGDFVKPKEVAPAWSAVVSETVLKLARTDERIVAITPAMPVGSKLEKFQKEFPDRMIDVGIAEQHATTMAAGMATQGMKPFLAIYSTFLQRAYDQVVHDICRQNLNVFIGIDRSGLVGADGETHQGVFDISFLRHLPNMVLMMPKDENEGQHLVYTAMQYEDGPIALRYARGNGLGVHMDEELKAIPIGSWETLKEGTQAAILTFGTTIPMAMEAAERLEKAGISVKVVNARFIKPMDEAYLHDLLGKNIPILTIEEACLIGGFGTGVVEFASENGYHRALIERMGIPDRFIEHGSVTKLLEEIGLTTDAVVDRIHTMIPSKQKRA is encoded by the coding sequence GTGGATCTAACGCAAATTCAAAACCCTAGTTTTTTGAAAGATATGTCTATTAATGAACTAGAGGAATTGAGTGAGGATATTCGTAAGTTTTTAATTGAAGAGCTCTCTCAAACAGGTGGACATATTGCACCTAATTTAGGTGTAGTAGAACTCACAATTGCTCTGCATAAATTATTTGATAGTCCGAAAGATAAATTTTTATGGGACGTAGGACATCAATCCTATGTACATAAAATTTTGACAGGACGTGCGAAAGAATTCGGCACATTAAGGCAATATCAAGGTCTATGTGGTTTCCCAAAACGTTGCGAGAGTGAGCACGATGTGTGGGAAACTGGCCATAGCTCAACATCATTATCTGCTGCAATGGGAATGGCTCTAGCACGTGATTTAAAGAAAACGAAAGAATATGTTATACCAATCATTGGTGATGGTGCTTTAACGGGCGGAATGGCTTTAGAAGCATTGAACCATATTGGACATGAAAAAACAGACATGATTGTTATTTTGAATGATAATGAAATGTCAATTGCGCCAAACGTTGGTGCACTTCATAATGTTCTTGGACGTCTACGTACCGCAGGAAAATACCATTGGGTAAAAGACGAACTAGAGTATATATTGAAGAAAATCCCAGCAGTTGGCGGGAAAGTTGCTGCGACAGCAGAGAAAATAAAAGATAGTCTTAAATATTTATTAGTATCCGGTGTCTTTTTCGAAGAGTTAGGATTTACATATTTAGGTCCAGTCGACGGACATGATTATGAAAAGTTATTCGAAACGTTGCAATATGCAAAGAAAACAAAAGGCCCAGTGCTTGTTCATGTTATTACGAAAAAAGGAAAAGGTTACAAACCAGCTGAGAGTGATGTTATTGGTACTTGGCATGGAACAGGACCTTATAAAATTGAATCAGGTGACTTCGTTAAACCGAAAGAAGTTGCACCAGCATGGAGTGCTGTTGTTAGTGAAACAGTACTTAAGCTAGCGAGAACGGATGAGCGTATCGTTGCAATTACACCTGCAATGCCTGTTGGATCGAAACTTGAGAAATTCCAAAAAGAATTCCCAGATCGTATGATTGATGTAGGTATTGCAGAACAGCATGCTACAACAATGGCAGCGGGTATGGCAACGCAAGGTATGAAGCCATTCCTAGCGATTTATTCAACATTTTTACAAAGAGCATATGACCAAGTTGTTCATGATATATGCCGTCAAAATTTAAATGTTTTCATCGGAATCGATCGCTCTGGTTTAGTAGGAGCAGATGGTGAAACGCATCAAGGTGTATTTGACATCTCATTCTTACGTCACTTGCCGAATATGGTACTTATGATGCCAAAAGATGAAAATGAAGGGCAACATTTAGTATATACGGCGATGCAATATGAAGATGGACCAATCGCATTACGTTATGCGCGTGGTAATGGACTTGGTGTTCATATGGATGAAGAACTAAAGGCGATTCCAATCGGTTCATGGGAAACGTTAAAAGAAGGTACACAAGCGGCTATTTTAACATTTGGTACGACAATACCAATGGCAATGGAAGCAGCTGAGCGTCTTGAAAAGGCTGGAATTTCAGTGAAAGTAGTGAACGCTCGCTTTATTAAACCGATGGATGAAGCATATTTACATGATCTCTTAGGAAAAAATATACCGATTTTAACGATTGAAGAAGCGTGTTTAATCGGTGGTTTTGGAACGGGAGTAGTTGAATTTGCGTCTGAGAACGGGTACCATAGGGCGTTAATTGAAAGAATGGGTATTCCAGACCGTTTCATAGAGCACGGTAGTGTAACAAAATTATTAGAAGAAATTGGTTTAACGACAGATGCTGTTGTAGACCGTATTCATACAATGATTCCATCAAAACAAAAAAGGGCGTAA
- the ispA gene encoding (2E,6E)-farnesyl diphosphate synthase — translation MTIAFDTFLKESKTFVEEKLVSYANELQCPNVLREAMAYSLEAGGKRLRPLLVFATLQAFGKDRNLGVGAACALEMIHTYSLVHDDLPCMDDDDLRRGKPTNHKVFGEAMAVLAGDGLLTYAFQVIMAYEQKEISAEKKVRLVLELAKAAGPEGMVGGQVADMEAEGKQLTLDELEYIHKHKTGKLLEFAVLAGSILSDATEEQEEKLLAFAKYIGLAFQIRDDILDVEGTEEEIGKPIGSDVSNEKSTYTTLFTIDRAKDILEETIAKAKDAIGSLQLQDEYLLSICDLIAKRNN, via the coding sequence GTGACAATTGCTTTTGATACTTTTTTGAAAGAAAGTAAAACTTTCGTAGAAGAGAAGCTTGTAAGCTATGCAAATGAATTGCAATGTCCAAATGTACTTCGTGAAGCGATGGCATATTCTTTGGAAGCGGGTGGAAAGCGTCTCCGCCCGTTACTTGTATTTGCAACATTACAAGCGTTTGGTAAAGACAGAAATCTTGGAGTAGGTGCAGCTTGTGCTCTTGAAATGATACATACATACTCGTTAGTTCATGATGATTTACCTTGTATGGATGATGATGATTTAAGAAGAGGGAAGCCTACAAATCATAAAGTATTTGGTGAAGCGATGGCAGTTTTAGCAGGCGATGGTCTATTGACGTATGCGTTTCAAGTTATTATGGCATATGAGCAAAAGGAAATCTCTGCTGAGAAAAAAGTAAGACTTGTACTTGAGCTTGCAAAAGCGGCAGGGCCAGAAGGAATGGTTGGCGGACAAGTGGCAGATATGGAAGCTGAAGGAAAACAGCTTACGCTTGATGAACTAGAGTACATCCATAAGCATAAGACCGGGAAACTACTTGAATTCGCGGTGCTCGCAGGGTCGATCCTTTCTGATGCTACAGAAGAGCAGGAAGAAAAGTTACTTGCGTTTGCAAAATATATCGGCCTAGCTTTCCAAATTCGAGATGATATTTTAGATGTGGAAGGAACCGAAGAAGAGATTGGAAAACCGATTGGTAGTGATGTTTCCAACGAAAAGAGCACATATACGACGTTATTTACTATAGATAGAGCGAAGGATATTTTAGAAGAAACAATTGCAAAAGCAAAAGATGCTATTGGTTCCTTGCAATTACAAGATGAATATTTACTATCTATTTGCGATTTGATTGCAAAACGTAATAACTAA
- the xseB gene encoding exodeoxyribonuclease VII small subunit — protein MENKLSFEEAISQLEHLVSKLEQGDVPLEEAISYFKEGMELSKLCDEKLKNVQEQMAVILGEDGELEPFTALGDEA, from the coding sequence ATGGAAAATAAATTAAGCTTTGAAGAGGCAATTTCGCAACTTGAGCATCTCGTTTCTAAGCTAGAGCAAGGTGACGTACCTTTAGAAGAAGCAATTTCTTATTTTAAAGAGGGTATGGAATTATCTAAGCTTTGTGATGAGAAGTTGAAGAACGTACAAGAACAAATGGCAGTTATTCTTGGGGAAGATGGAGAGCTTGAACCGTTTACTGCTTTAGGAGATGAAGCATAG
- the xseA gene encoding exodeoxyribonuclease VII large subunit has product MEKQYLTVTALTRYIKTKIEYDPHLQSVWLKGEISNFKNHSRGHMYFTLKDENARIAAVMFAGHNRNIKFRPENGMKVLVKGKISVYEASGSYQIYIQDMQPDGIGNLHLAYEQLKVRLEEEGLFSQVYKKTIPPYAKTIGVITSPTGAAIRDIITTIKRRYPIGNIIVFPVLVQGESAAPSIVQAIRTANEMEEIDVLIVGRGGGSIEELWAFNEETVARAIFKSEIPIISAVGHETDFTIADFVADLRAPTPTAAAELAAPNIIELQEKVLQRTLRLQRAMRELVHKKEEKLQVLQKSYAFRYPRQVYEQKEEQLDRALEQLVLAKERYIDKKVNQLKQLSFYLEKHHPSQKIMQTKVAVETLQKQLQREMQTLLQTKEFAFVRAAQKLEALSPLKVMMRGYGLVYDEEKQVLKSVKDVSLGDAVSVQLQDGILDCSVSGIEERELNNGK; this is encoded by the coding sequence ATGGAGAAACAATATTTAACCGTTACAGCGTTAACGCGCTATATAAAAACAAAAATAGAATATGACCCGCATTTGCAGTCTGTTTGGTTAAAAGGTGAAATTTCCAACTTTAAAAATCATAGCCGTGGCCACATGTATTTTACATTAAAAGATGAAAATGCAAGAATCGCAGCGGTTATGTTTGCGGGTCATAATCGTAATATTAAATTCAGACCTGAAAATGGGATGAAGGTACTCGTGAAAGGGAAAATCTCTGTTTACGAGGCGAGTGGTTCTTATCAAATTTATATTCAAGACATGCAGCCTGACGGAATCGGAAACCTGCATCTAGCTTACGAACAACTAAAGGTTCGTTTAGAGGAAGAAGGCTTGTTTTCTCAAGTTTATAAAAAAACAATTCCTCCTTATGCTAAAACAATAGGTGTGATTACGTCACCAACAGGGGCAGCAATTCGTGATATTATAACAACGATTAAACGGCGTTATCCAATTGGAAATATTATTGTGTTTCCAGTACTTGTACAGGGGGAGTCAGCAGCTCCCTCGATTGTACAAGCGATTCGTACAGCGAATGAAATGGAAGAGATAGATGTCCTAATCGTTGGGCGCGGTGGAGGCTCTATTGAGGAATTATGGGCGTTTAATGAAGAAACGGTTGCAAGGGCCATTTTCAAGAGTGAAATCCCTATTATTTCAGCAGTAGGTCATGAAACAGACTTTACAATTGCGGATTTTGTTGCTGATTTACGAGCGCCAACACCGACTGCAGCGGCTGAACTGGCAGCGCCTAACATTATAGAGTTACAAGAAAAGGTATTACAAAGAACTCTAAGATTGCAAAGAGCAATGAGAGAGTTAGTACATAAAAAAGAAGAAAAACTACAAGTATTGCAAAAATCTTATGCGTTTCGTTATCCAAGACAAGTATATGAGCAAAAAGAAGAGCAATTGGATAGAGCGTTAGAACAGCTTGTGTTAGCGAAAGAGCGCTATATTGATAAAAAGGTAAATCAGTTAAAACAGCTTTCATTTTATTTAGAGAAGCACCACCCATCTCAAAAAATTATGCAAACAAAGGTAGCAGTTGAAACATTGCAAAAGCAATTGCAACGTGAAATGCAAACATTACTTCAAACGAAAGAATTTGCCTTTGTAAGAGCTGCTCAAAAACTTGAAGCGCTAAGTCCGCTTAAAGTAATGATGAGAGGGTACGGGCTTGTATATGATGAAGAGAAGCAAGTGTTAAAAAGTGTGAAAGATGTCAGCCTTGGAGATGCTGTTTCAGTTCAATTACAAGATGGAATACTAGATTGTAGCGTATCAGGCATAGAGGAGCGTGAATTGAATAATGGAAAATAA
- the folD gene encoding bifunctional methylenetetrahydrofolate dehydrogenase/methenyltetrahydrofolate cyclohydrolase FolD — protein sequence MVAVIIKGNEVAEKKRAQLTEEVVKLKEQGIVPGLAVILVGEDPASRSYVKGKEKGCEQVGIYSELIELPETITEERLLAEIDRLNGDDRINGILVQLPLPKHIEEKAIIERISPEKDVDGFHPISVGRMMTGQDTFLPCTPHGIVELVKETNLDISGKHVVVVGRSNIVGKPVGQLFLNENATVTYCHSKTQNMKELTKLADILIVAVGRPKMVTADYIKEGAVVIDVGVNRLETGKLCGDVDFDNVLDVAGYITPVPKGVGPMTITMLLHNTVESAKRAGVVCK from the coding sequence ATGGTAGCAGTAATCATCAAAGGAAATGAAGTTGCGGAGAAAAAACGAGCACAATTAACAGAAGAAGTTGTGAAGTTGAAAGAGCAAGGGATTGTACCAGGATTAGCAGTTATTCTAGTTGGAGAAGATCCAGCGTCTCGTTCTTATGTAAAAGGAAAAGAAAAGGGCTGTGAACAAGTAGGAATCTATTCAGAGCTAATTGAACTTCCTGAAACAATTACGGAGGAGCGTTTACTTGCTGAAATCGATCGCTTAAATGGCGATGACCGTATTAATGGTATATTAGTGCAATTACCTTTACCAAAACATATTGAAGAAAAAGCTATCATTGAAAGAATTTCACCAGAAAAAGATGTAGATGGATTTCACCCAATCAGTGTGGGACGCATGATGACGGGACAAGATACATTCCTTCCATGTACACCGCACGGTATTGTAGAATTAGTAAAAGAAACAAACCTTGATATCTCAGGAAAACATGTTGTAGTAGTTGGAAGAAGTAATATTGTTGGCAAGCCAGTGGGACAATTGTTCTTAAATGAAAATGCAACTGTCACATATTGTCATTCTAAGACGCAAAATATGAAAGAGTTAACGAAGCTAGCTGATATTTTAATCGTAGCTGTTGGACGACCTAAAATGGTAACAGCTGATTATATTAAAGAAGGAGCGGTTGTAATCGACGTTGGTGTAAACCGTTTAGAAACAGGTAAACTTTGTGGCGATGTTGACTTTGACAACGTGTTAGATGTTGCAGGTTACATTACACCTGTGCCAAAAGGCGTTGGTCCAATGACAATCACAATGCTTCTTCATAATACTGTTGAATCTGCTAAACGTGCAGGTGTCGTTTGTAAATAA